The Anolis sagrei isolate rAnoSag1 chromosome 10, rAnoSag1.mat, whole genome shotgun sequence genome contains the following window.
ctacaactcccaaactcaaggtcaatgcccaccaaactcttccagtgttttccgttggtcatgggagttctgtgtggcaaattaggttcaaatccattgctggtggagttgagaatgctctttgattgtaggtgtactataaatcccagcaactaggactcccaaatgacaaaatccattttttttgagtgagggacatacattgggatgttaggtgtatgctgtccaaatttggtgtcaattcgtccaatggtttttgagttctgtgaataccacaaacgaacattacatttttatttatatagattgtcaccATACTCAGGCGTAGTAAGAAGGGAGGCCTACCGAAAACATACCTGGTTGGCAGTATCCTGAGTTGATGCTGCTATTGAACAGAACTGAAAAATTTCCCGGTAGAAAATACAATTTTTCTTGGGAATTATTTCTTGAACGTGTTCATCTTTGTGCTTCTTCCAAGGACACTCCACAAGGATGATCTCTCTGTTTTATGACACATTTGGTATTCATAACAACATAGGCATTACATACGCATCCCACTCCACACAGGGAGAAAGGGCATGTTTACACGATACTTAAATGACAGCTAGAATTGAACCCCATTTCGAGAGCACATTTCCTCCTGAATCAGACTCGGCACCCGTTCGCTTCCCTTTGACCAACTCCAATAAAAGTCCCACTGACTCAGTCTGCTGACATTCAGCTTTCTCTTCGAGGAAACGAAGCCATAAATCTGGCACAAAGACTGTAACATACTACGGAACAACTGCATCCCATCCCCACTCCTCACCGAATCTAATGGCACTGGTATTGACTTTTGCTCCTCTGATACCAAGCACCTGAATCACTtcctcttgtaggtcagagagtTCTTTGCGTCGGCAGATTTTCCCACACTCCAGAAGTGTAATCATTACCTAAAACCCAGTGATAAGCAAGGTGCCCGCTTCAATTCCCTGCAGATTGCGAGTTAAGTGAAATAATTGGACGCTCCCTGGGAAGAAGTCCTCTCGTCCATGCTGGCGGTAGCGAGGCAGACTTCTTCATCTTCGCCCTCAAGCTGGAGGCTCCCAGAAGACAACCGGACCCTCGCCCGGGGGGCTCTGACCACCCTTCCGTAGAGAGAATAGTAATCTGGAAAGAGATCCGAATCAGAGTCGCTGGACTCCGTCCCACTACCGACATAGCGCTCGGTGCTCTGTTGGACTCTAGGAGGTTCTGGAAAGCCCTGATGAGCCCAAACGTACTTCAGAATATCAGACTTCCTGCTACTCAGAAGAGGACACGGCCCTAAAGGTCGAAACTCCGAGCCGTAGGGGAACCGGATTGTTTTGATGTCCGACTGGCTCCAGGATCTTTTGGGAACCTCCTGGACGTAATCGAAGACGCTGCTGTCATCTTCGTGCTCCATGCTGACGCTAGTGAGATAGGTTGTTCGGGGAAGGGGCTCCGGATCAGGCACCCGCAGCCTTGTGGCCCCGGGACTCCTCCTTCGAGGCTTCACGGGGGCCACGCCAAGGACGCTCATGCCACTCGTCACTTCCTCCACCGGGCCCATCGCCACGTGCCGTGCAAACTGAGTGGGCCTGTCCATGTAGAAGAAGACTTGGGGTGACCCCACATCGAATGATGGGTTGACCACATAGGGGACATCAGTATAAGCCAGACGCTGCCTGGGGGTTGCCTCTCGCACACTGCCCACCGAGGTGCTCTTACTATTCCCGGCCACCCTGTAGCTCGGTTGGAAGGAGGTCAGTGGGACCCTCGATCCATAAAGGTCAGGGGGCTCCCAATCATCTTCCGGTTCAGTGTAGACCAGTTGGAAGGCGGAGCTGCTCTGGGAGTGAGCCAGCAACGTCGGGTCAGCTTCAGGCTTGGAGCGTTCCAGCTCATCCGCAAAGATCACCTCCATGGCAGAATTCCTCCGTCGGCTGCTGTCCAGGGTGGGCTCCGAGGTGTGGACGCCATTGGCCCCGTAGTAGCTCCCCATGTTGCCGTAAACCAGGCGCAAGTCTTCCAGCTATCAGGGGGGAAGAGAAGAGTGTTTTAAACAGTTGtgctatctccaacagacaagagttctttgccccatcctggtcattccacagataaatacacccattttcctagttccaacaaacctcactacctctgaggatgcttgccatagatgcaggcaaaacgtctacagcccgaaaaaaacctacaacaacccagttgtgctATAGCAAGGCCTACAATGATTACATACGACTTGAGAGAATATTACATTTGCGTTGTaggattttcgggctatatggccatgttctagaggcattttctcctgacgtttcacctgcatccatagcaagcatcctcagaggtagtgaggtcatccttagaggtagtgaggacttgCGATACACACCTGTTCCCTTCTTTCCTAAGTTACATACCTGCTTGGAAACGTCTGTAAGGAGATCTGGAGAGGAGCGGCATTGCCGGTCGTGGTACCGAGGGGAGTAGCGCTTCCTGGAATCAAACCAACACAACATGGCACGTTGATTTGTGCTTCCACCATTCAACTccagtaatcatagaatcaaagagttggaagagacctcatgggccatccagtccaaccccctgccaagaagcaggaaaattgcaaaggCTGCAAACAAGCCTCTGGGAAAAGGGGGTGCAGGGCATCGAATGAATGAGTGGGGAGTTGGAGGGTGAAAAAATCATACCTTTCAAATGGCAGGCTCTTGAGTTTCCCTTTCGTGCCGTGTTCCAGCAGTTGCCGCTGGGTCCGTCCGCTGCCATTGGAAGCACAAGGGAAAACGTGAAAGGTTTGAATGATCCATCATTGAattatgaatgaataaacaacgaTCCCAATGCACCATGATCCCTAAATACAAGAAGAGTCCCAATGCACAATAATAGTCCCAACATATCATGGCCCCTATATACAATAGTGGCCTCAATACACCATGATTCCTATATACAATAATGGTCCCAATGCTCCATGGTCCCTATATACATTAATAGTCCCAATACTCAGTAGTGGTGCCAATGCTCAATGCCCTTCTATACAgcaacagtgtggatgcaccatgGTTCCTATACAATAATGGTCCCAATGCTCCATCGTCCCTATATACTTTGATGGTCCCAATGCAGCCAATGCAGCATGGTCCCAAATGCATAGTAATGGTGCCAATGCGGCACGGTCACTATATATTATAATGGTACCAGTGCTTCATGGTCCCTATATACAATAATGGTGCCAATGCATCATTATCCCTATATATAATAATGGTGCCAATGCTTCATGGTCCCTATATACAATAATGGTGCCAATGCTTCATGGTCCCTATATACAATAATGGTGCCAATGCTTCATGGTCCCTATATACAATAATGGTGGCAATGCATCATGATCTCTATATACAATAATGGTGCCAATGCTTCATGGTCCCTATATACAATAATGGTGCCAATGCATCATGGTCCCTATATACAATAATGGTGCCAATGGATCATGCCCCCTATATACAATAATGGTGCCAATGCATCATGGTCCCTATATACAATAATGGTGCCAATGCATCATGGTCCCTATATACAATAATGGTGTCAATGCTTCATGGCCCCTATATACAATAATGGTGCCAATGCATCATGGACCCTATATACAATAATGGTGTCAATGCTTCATGGCCCCTATATACAATAATGGTGTCAATGCTTCATGGCCCCTATATACAATAATGGTGTCAATGCTTCATGGCCCCTATACAATAATGGTGTCAATGCTTCATGGTCCCTATATACAGTAATGGTGCCAATGCTTCATGGTCCCTATATACAATAATGGTGCCAATGCTTCATGGTCCCTATATACAATAATGGTGCCAATGCTTCATGGTCCCTATATACAATAATGGTGCCAATGCTTCATGGTCCCTATATACAATAATGGTGCCAATGCATCATGGACCCTATATACAATAATGGTGCCAATGCATCATGGCCCCTATATACAATAATGGTGCCAATGCATCATGGCCCCTATATACAATAATGGTGCCAAGGCATCATGGTCCCTATATACAATAATGGTGCCAAGGCATCATGGTCCCTATATACAATAATGGTGCCAATGCTTCATGGTCCCTATATACAATAATGGTGCCTATGCATCATGGTCCATATATACAATAATGGTGCCAATGCTTCATGGTCCCTATATACAATAATGGTGCCAATGCACCATGGTTCCTATATGCAATAATGGTCCCAATGCACAATAATAGTCCCAAGGGTTTGGGACCATTATTGTATAGGAACTATGGTGCATTGGGCCCATTGTATACTGGGACCATTGTGCATTGGCACCACTATTGTGCATTGGGACTATATATACTGCAGAACTATAGCACCacatttaacttccatggctcaatactgtgggatttgtagtgtctgtcaagagagctctggtgccacagtaaactacaaatcccagcattccatagaatgactccatggcagtgaaagtggtgtggCTTCGTGATAAATCTGTCGTGTGGACGGTCTGCAGTGCCCTCCTGTTGCCCCCTCCTTTCCTGGCCATTTTGGGAGGCTCACCTGTATCGGAAACTGGAGCCCTTGCTGCAGAGGAAGGCCTTGGGCTTGGACTTGGGCTCTTCGGAGAGGCGGAAGAAAGCGTGGTACTCCACACATGTCTTCCAGAAGGCTTTGCACGTGTCTCGGTTGGCCATGGCAAACTCCAGTGTGTCTTTGCACAAGGCCTGAGAAAGCGAGAGAGAGACCCATCCGTCAATGTTTCCAAATGCGATTCAAATGTGCCGCCTACTCACGACAATTCTAAGAAACTTCCATTTATTTTCCTTGACTTTACTTCCTATCTTATGCACGGACTCACAAGAAATGCATCGCAATGCAAAGTCAATGCGGGACTCACCGCCATGTTGGCATGGAGCTTGATCAGGAAATGCTTCCGTTTGAAACTCAGCTTGCGGATTTTGGACCAGTTGAAGGTGTTGATCTTGGTATTTCCCtggaaatgtatatatatatgcttagatggttgaatattattatatatactagccgtcccctgccacgccttgctgtggcccacatgagggttctgtgagggaggtttggcccaattctatcgttggatggttcagaatgctctttgactgtaggtgaactataaatcccagcaactacaactcccaaatatcaagattctgttttccccaaactccatcagtgttcacatttgggcatattgagtattcttgtcgagtttggtccagatccatcattgtttgagtccacagccatctttggatgtaggtgaactacaactcaaaaaccaaaggacactgcccaccaaacccttccagtattttctgttggtcatgggagaactgtgtgccgagtttggttcaattccatcattggtggagttcagaatgctctttgattgtaggtgaactataaatcccagtaactacaaatcccaaatgtcaaggtctatttcccccaaactccatctgtgttcatatttgggcatatggaatatttgtgtcaagtttggtccagatccatcattgtttgagtccacagtgctctctggatgtaggtgaactacaactcccaaactcaaggtcaatgcccaccaaacccttccagtgtgttctgttggtcatggaagtcctgtatgccatgtttggttcaattccatcattggtggagttcagaatgctctttgattgtaggtgaactataaatcccagcaactacaactcccaaatgacaaaatcataattttttgagtgatggtcattccaatattttctgttggtcatgggagttctgtgtgccaagtttgattcaattccatcattgatggagttcagaatgctctttgattgtaggtgaactataaatcccagcaactacaactccccaatgacaaaatcataattttttgagtgatggtcattccaatattttctgttggtcatgggagttctgtgtgccaagtttgattcaattccatcattgatggagttcagaatgctctttgattgtaggtgaactataaatcccagcaactacaactccccaatgacaaaatcacaatttttgagtgatggtcactccttgtgttgtgagatgttttgttgccaaatttggtgtgatttcgttcattggatgttttgtttttaagccactcattacgacgtatgcatttttatatatatagattgccaATCATTATCTTTTAAAGTCTGCAAAGGTTTTGCATGACAGCAAAGTGTGAGAAAAACCAGGTCTTTGTGGTAATAGATAAACAGtcctattttaaaatatatacttggcacaaatacacacacacacacacacttatatatattCTTCTCAGTTTAGGGCTCCCCGCAGCCACATTGCACAGCAAACGCCACTCGAAAGACAGGGCTGTTCTGCAAATGTGCCAACGAATCGTCAAAACATGTAATTTCTCCAAATCACGCAGCTATTTTGGGCCGAAAATTATATGGTTGGAGAGATGTCTTGCTCCCATGTAACACCACGTTCAGACATCGAAGCACTTGGTTTACCATGTCCAGACCAAAGCGGAGCACCCACATCAAAGGGAAGTGGGAAAGAAACACAAAGGAGATGCTAGGTCTCCCTTCAGAGGCACTCCTCACCCGCAAAACCAGCACTCCCATATGAGCCACCGCCAAGTTGATCTGGGTGCCTTCTCCGTCGCTTGCCGGGTGGGGCCGGATCCCATACATTTCCAGCTTCCTTGCAATGTCCAGGAGCTGGATGTCCGACTCGCCTGGAGTTTTGCCtctagggaagaaagaaagaaagaaagaaagaaagaaagaaagaaagaaagaagaaagaagggagggagagagaagaggaaaggaagaaagtaaagaaaagaaagaaagagaaagtataggagaaggaaggaaggaaagtaagataaaggataaggaaggagggaaaagaagggaagggaaggaagggaggaaggaaaaagaaagtaagaaagaaggaaaggaagaaaggaaggaaggaaggagggagggagaagaggaaaggaaggaagtaaagaaaagaaagtataggagaaggaaggaaggaaagtaagataAAGGATATTataaggaaaaagggaaaagaagggaagggaagggaaggaagaaaaaagaaagaaagaaagaaagaaagaaagaaagaaagaaagaaagaaaggagggagggagggagggagggagggagaagaggaaaggaagaaagtaaagaaaagaaagagaaagtataggagaagggaggaaggaaagtaagataAAGGATAttataaggaaggagggaaaagaagggaagggaagggaaggaaggaaaagaaagagaaagtataggataaggaaggaaggaagaaaataaagagaaaggatagaataaggaaagaaagaagcaagaaaggaaggaaaagaaagataaatgaTAGgataaggaaggaggggagggaggaaggaaaataaagagaaaggatagaagaaaaaggaaggaaggaaggaaggaaggaaggaaggaaggaaggaaggaaggacagaaggaaggaaaagttagATAAAGGATAGgataaagaaggagaaaagagaagggaagggaaggtaggaaggaaggaaaataaagagaaaggatagaataaggaaggaaagaaggaaagaaaatacaaagaaggaaggaaggaaggaaggaaggaaggaaggaaggaagggtaagaTAAAGGATATgataaagaaggaggaaagagaagagaagggaaggtagGGAAGAAGGAAGTAAAATATAGAGAAAGGAtagaataaggaaggaaagaaaatacagagaaggaaggaaggaagaaaagtaagataaaggataggagaaagaaggaggaaagggaagagaagggaaggtagggaggaaggaaggaaaataaagagaaaggatagaatgaggaagaaaagaaggaaggaaaataaagagaaggaagggaggaaggaaggaaggaaagaaggcaagaaggaaggtaggaaggaaagaagaaaggaaagaaggaaggaaggataaagagggaaggaaggaaaataaaggaaacattgaaagaaaggaaggaaagatgaaggaagacagaaagaaaaacgaagacagaaaaagaaaggaaatgacaggataggataggatgggatgggagggagggagggaaggaaatgttgCAAACTTTGCTTAGGGatccttctacactgtagaataaatgcagtttggctctacttgaactgccatggctcaaggcaatgCTGTCCTGGGAGCTGCCATTTTACAAGGTGTCCAGCATTCTCtgccacactacaactcccaaggtcctaGCCGTGAGCCATGGTGGCTaatgtggtctcaaactgcactcGATTGATGCACCCCATTATGTTCTCCAAGATGCTGGAACCAAACCCCTAGAATAAATTATGGGTGTCTTTCCGATTGCGACTGCACGGAGAGAGGACTTACCGGTGTTTCTTGTGATAACGCATGATCTTGTCGGTCAGACAGTCTTGGTTTGCGAAATATTTGTGTGTCTCCAAGTGCTTCCAGTCTGTTTCCTCATGGAAATCTCCCAGTGTGGCTGAAAAAGGAAAGGACAAAAAGTCAAATGCTGTACAGAAAAGCCAGATTCTACTAAACACAAGGCCAGAACTGGGAGTATAGGAATCATATTTattggaattatta
Protein-coding sequences here:
- the FRMD7 gene encoding FERM domain-containing protein 7 isoform X1; protein product: MLHLKVQFLDDSQKIFVVDQKSSGRTLFNLSCSHLNLTEKEYFGLEFWSSAGHAAWLELLKPITKQIKNPKEILFKFMVKFFPVDPAHLKEELTRYLFTLQIKKDLACGSLPCSDNSLALMVSHLLQSTLGDFHEETDWKHLETHKYFANQDCLTDKIMRYHKKHRGKTPGESDIQLLDIARKLEMYGIRPHPASDGEGTQINLAVAHMGVLVLRGNTKINTFNWSKIRKLSFKRKHFLIKLHANMAALCKDTLEFAMANRDTCKAFWKTCVEYHAFFRLSEEPKSKPKAFLCSKGSSFRYSGRTQRQLLEHGTKGKLKSLPFERKRYSPRYHDRQCRSSPDLLTDVSKQLEDLRLVYGNMGSYYGANGVHTSEPTLDSSRRRNSAMEVIFADELERSKPEADPTLLAHSQSSSAFQLVYTEPEDDWEPPDLYGSRVPLTSFQPSYRVAGNSKSTSVGSVREATPRQRLAYTDVPYVVNPSFDVGSPQVFFYMDRPTQFARHVAMGPVEEVTSGMSVLGVAPVKPRRRSPGATRLRVPDPEPLPRTTYLTSVSMEHEDDSSVFDYVQEVPKRSWSQSDIKTIRFPYGSEFRPLGPCPLLSSRKSDILKYVWAHQGFPEPPRVQQSTERYVGSGTESSDSDSDLFPDYYSLYGRVVRAPRARVRLSSGSLQLEGEDEEVCLATASMDERTSSQGASNYFT
- the FRMD7 gene encoding FERM domain-containing protein 7 isoform X2 — protein: MLHLKVQFLDDSQKIFVVDQKSSGRTLFNLSCSHLNLTEKEYFGLEFWSSAGHAAWLELLKPITKQIKMDPAHLKEELTRYLFTLQIKKDLACGSLPCSDNSLALMVSHLLQSTLGDFHEETDWKHLETHKYFANQDCLTDKIMRYHKKHRGKTPGESDIQLLDIARKLEMYGIRPHPASDGEGTQINLAVAHMGVLVLRGNTKINTFNWSKIRKLSFKRKHFLIKLHANMAALCKDTLEFAMANRDTCKAFWKTCVEYHAFFRLSEEPKSKPKAFLCSKGSSFRYSGRTQRQLLEHGTKGKLKSLPFERKRYSPRYHDRQCRSSPDLLTDVSKQLEDLRLVYGNMGSYYGANGVHTSEPTLDSSRRRNSAMEVIFADELERSKPEADPTLLAHSQSSSAFQLVYTEPEDDWEPPDLYGSRVPLTSFQPSYRVAGNSKSTSVGSVREATPRQRLAYTDVPYVVNPSFDVGSPQVFFYMDRPTQFARHVAMGPVEEVTSGMSVLGVAPVKPRRRSPGATRLRVPDPEPLPRTTYLTSVSMEHEDDSSVFDYVQEVPKRSWSQSDIKTIRFPYGSEFRPLGPCPLLSSRKSDILKYVWAHQGFPEPPRVQQSTERYVGSGTESSDSDSDLFPDYYSLYGRVVRAPRARVRLSSGSLQLEGEDEEVCLATASMDERTSSQGASNYFT